The following coding sequences lie in one Arachis stenosperma cultivar V10309 chromosome 5, arast.V10309.gnm1.PFL2, whole genome shotgun sequence genomic window:
- the LOC130982813 gene encoding phosphoenolpyruvate carboxylase 4 translates to MTDTTDDIVEDISFQTFEDDCRLLANLFNDVLQREVGTKFIEMLDKIRVLAQSGCNMRQAGIEDMAELLEKQLASKLSKLSLDEALTIARALSHYLTLMGIAETRHRLRKGNTALVAKSCDDIFNQLVQGGVTPDELYNTVCKQEVEIVLTAHPTQINRRTLQYKHIKIAHLLDYNAQLDLSTEDREMVIEDLVREITSIWQTDELRRQKPTPVDEARAGLNIVHQSLWKAIPRYLRRVSNALKKHTGKPLPLTCTPIRFGSWMGGDRDGNPNVTAKVTKDVSVLSKWMAIDLYIQEVDSLRFELSMNRCSDKLLKLAREIVGDANNENHREHRSQPTSRSQSKQPNQQASSLPTHLPATAHLPTFAAHGESHHPRLDMPGRDPKQPKNKASEVSCPTTSKKDGQSTKSETMQRSPSFNSSSQLLAQRKLFAESQIGRSSFQKLLEPKPSDGPGFAPYRVVLGHVKDKLQRSQSRLEFLLEDCPCEQNPSDFYETTEQLLEPLLLCYESLQSCGSTVLADGRLADLIRRVSTFGMMLMKLDLRQESTRHSETVDAITKYLGMGTYSEWNEEKKLDFLTKELKGKRPLVPPSIQVAPDVQEVLDTFRVAAELGSDSLGAYVISMASNASDVLAVELLQKEARLAVHGEKGSPCPGGTLRVVPLFETVKDLRGAGSVIRKLLSIDWYRQHVIKNHNGHQEVMVGYSDSGKDAGRFTAAWELYKAQEDVVAACHEYGIKVTLFHGRGGTIGRGGGPTYLAIQSQPPGSVMGTLRSTEQGEMIQAKFGLPDTAIRQLEIYTTAVLLATLRPPLPPREEKWRSLMEDISKISCQSYRSVVYENPEFLSYFNEATPQAELGFLNIGSRPARRKSTTGIGHLRAIPWVFAWTQTRFVLPAWLGVGAGLQGACEKGHTEELKAMYKEWPFFQSTIDLIEMILGKTDIYITKHYDDVLVSEKRKDLGRQLRNELITTGKFILVISGHGKIQQNNRILRRLIESRLPFLNPMNMLQVEILKRLRSDDDNTKARDALLITINGIAAGMRNTG, encoded by the exons ATGACAGACACGACAGATGATATAGTAGAAGATATCTCATTCCAAACCTTTGAAGATGACTGTAGGCTACTTGCCAATCTCTTCAACGATGTCTTGCAGCGTGAGGTCGGAACCAAGTTCATTGAGATGCTCGACAAAATCCGTGTCCTTGCACAG AGTGGTTGTAACATGAGACAAGCAGGGATTGAGGACATGGCAGAGTTGCTAGAGAAACAATTGGCTTCAAAGTTGTCCAAGTTGTCATTGGACGAAGCTCTCACCATCGCACGTGCATTAAGCCATTATCTTACTTTGATGGGTATAGCTGAGACCCGTCACAG GCTTCGTAAGGGAAACACAGCACTTGTTGCAAAATCTTGTGATGACATCTTTAACCAATTGGTGCAAGGTGGAGTTACTCCAGATGAGCTTTATAACACAGTTTGCAAGCAG GAGGTTGAAATCGTTCTTACAGCTCATCCTACACAAATTAATCGTCGCACTTTACAATACAAACACATTAAAATTGCT CATCTTTTGGACTATAATGCTCAACTTGATCTTAGCACTGAAGATCGAGAAATGGTGATTGAAGATCTG GTGAGAGAGATAACTTCAATTTGGCAAACAGATGAGCTTAGGCGCCAAAAGCCTACACCAGTTGACGAAGCTAGGGCTG GATTGAATATTGTGCATCAATCACTTTGGAAAGCTATTCCCCGTTATTTACGACGAGTTAGCAATGCTCTAAAGAAG CATACAGGAAAACCACTTCCGTTGACATGTACTCCCATAAGATTTGGATCTTGGATGGGAGGTGACAGAGATGGAAACCCAAATGTGACAGCAAAG GTAACAAAGGATGTTTCAGTTTTATCTAAATGGATGGCAATTGATCTCTATATACAAGAAGTGGATAGCTTGAGATTTGAGCTATCCATGAATAGGTGCAGTGATAAGTTGTTGAAACTAGCTCGTGAAATTGTAGGAG ATGCAAATAATGAGAATCATCGTGAGCATCGATCTCAACCTACGAGCAGAAGTCAATCAAAACAACCTAATCAACAGGCTTCTTCTCTTCCAACTCACCTTCCTGCTACAGCTCATTTACCCACTTTTGCTG CACATGGTGAATCTCACCATCCCAGACTAGACATGCCAGGACGTGATCCAAAGCAACCCAAGAACAAG GCCAGCGAGGTTTCATGTCCGACGACATCTAAGAAAGACGGTCAAAGTACTAAATCAGAAACAATGCAACGCTCTCCTTCGTTCAACTCTTCTAGTCAACTCCTTGCACAGAGGAAGCTCTTTGCAGAATCCCAAATAGGAAGATCAAGCTTTCAAAAACTTTTGGAGCCAAAGCCTTCTGATGGTCCTGGATTTGCTCCTTATAGAGTTGTACTTGGACATGTAAAAGATAAG CTTCAAAGAAGTCAAAGTCGGCTAGAGTTTCTTCTAGAGGATTGTCCATGTGAGCAAAATCCATCTGATTTTTATGAAACAACAGAACAGCTTTTGGAACCTCTGCTCCTCTGTTATGAATCTCTG CAATCATGTGGATCTACAGTGCTAGCAGATGGTCGATTAGCTGACTTAATTCGAAGAGTTTCTACCTTTGGAATGATGTTAATGAAGCTTGATTTGCGTCAG GAATCTACTAGACATTCTGAAACAGTTGATGCAATTACCAAGTACTTGGGAATGGGTACATACAGTGAGtggaatgaagagaagaaaTTGGACTTCTTAACCAAAGAGTTGAAAGGGAAAAGACCATTGGTTCCTCCTAGTATACAG GTTGCGCCTGATGTTCAAGAAGTCTTAGATACCTTTCGTGTTGCTGCTGAGTTGGGAAGTGATTCACTTGGTGCCTATGTGATCTCTATGGCTTCAAAT GCAAGTGATGTCCTTGCAGTAGAGCTTTTACAAAAGGAAGCACGACTTGCTGTCCATGGGGAGAAGGGAAGTCCATGTCCCGGTGGAAC GCTACGCGTCGTTCCGCTATTTGAAACTGTGAAGGACCTGAGGGGGGCTGGTTCAGTTATTCGAAAACTTCTATCAATAGATTGGTATCGGCAACACGTCATTAAGAACCATAACGGGCACCAAGAG GTCATGGTTGGATATTCTGATTCTGGCAAAGATGCTGGGCGCTTTACTGCTGCTTGGGAACTTTATAAAGCTCAGGAGGATGTTGTAGCCGCTTGCCATGAATATGGTATTAAAGTTACTCTGTTCCATGGCCGTGGAGGCACTATTGGTCGTGGTGGTGGCCCAACGTATCTAGCTATTCAGTCCCAACCACCAGGCTCTGTGATG GGAACCCTTCGTTCCACTGAACAAGGAGAGATGATCCAAGCCAAGTTTGGGTTGCCAGACACAGCTATTAGACAACTTGAAATATATACAACAGCTGTGTTACTTGCTACACTTCGTCCACCTCTTCCACCTCGAGAAGAAAAATGGCGAAGTTTAATGGAAGACATTTCAAAAATAAGCTGTCAGAGTTACCGTAGTGTAGTTTATGAGAATCCAGAATTCCTTTCTTATTTCAATGAAGCCACGCCGCAAGCAGAGCTTGGCTTCCTTAACATAGGTAGTCGCCCTGCGAGACGAAAGAGTACAACAGGAATTGGACACCTTCGAGCCATACCATGGGTTTTTGCATGGACCCAAACCAGGTTTGTTCTTCCAGCTTGGCTTGGAGTTGGTGCCGGTTTACAAGGTGCTTGTGAGAAAGGGCACACTGAGGAGCTAAAAGCCATGTACAAAGAGTGGCCTTTCTTTCAAAGTACCATAGACCTAATTGAGATGATTTTGGGAAAAACAGACATTTATATTACCAAACACTATGATGATGTTCTTGTGTCTGAGAAGCGAAAAGATCTCGGCCGTCAACTAAGGAATGAACTCATAACCACCGGGAAATTTATACTAGTGATTAGTGGGCATGGGAAAATTCAACAGAACAACAGGATCTTGAGGAGGCTTATTGAGAGCAGACTTCCCTTCCTAAATCCAATGAACATGTTACAAGTAGAGATACTTAAGAGGTTAAGAAGTGATGATGACAATACCAAAGCTAGAGATGCTTTGCTCATAACCATAAATGGTATTGCTGCTGGGATGAGGAATACAGGATGA